GGGAGGAGGCGTCGGACGAAGCGCTCGATCGCGGCGCGCAGGTGTTCTTCGTCGGTGTCGGCGAGCGTTCCGTACGGGAAGTACGTGTAGCCGGCGATCGTGTGGATCAGGATGTCGACGGTCTGGTCCACGGGCAGCGGCAGCGGCCTGCCCACCTCCGCGCTTGCGAGCAGCAGCGCGTCGTTCATGATCTGGCCCACCATCGTCAGCGGCGACGGGTCGCCGCTCGCGCCGAGCAGCGACAGCGACGGGGGCGTCGTCCCGGCGAGGTGGCGAAGGATCGGATGGCGGACGGCGACCAGCAGTAGCGAGGTGATCAACTCGACGGCGCGCTCGGTCGCGGTCGGGCGTTCCGCCGCCGCGGTGACGATCTGGACGATGCCGTCGCGGATCTCGCGCTGGAACGTTCGCTGGATCACCGACTCTTTCGTGCCGAACCGGCGGAACACGGTCGCGCGGGAGATCCCGGAACGTGCGACGAGATCGTCGATGGTAAAGTTCGTGCCGCACTCGATGAACAACTCGCGGGCCGCATCCATGATGCGGGTGTCGGTCGGAGTGTCCGTCTCACCTATACGCAGAAGCGTTGAAAGTGTTGGGAGACTCGCGGTCACCGATATGAGCTTACACCAGCGGTTTTCCGGTCGATTCCACGGTGCGGGGCGCTGTCGGTCGTGTCGTCGGCGAGCTCGCGCCGGGCGGTCTCCTGCAGCCGGTGCAGCAACTTCGACCTGAAGATAGCCAGGCGCGGGCCGAAGTTCATCGACGCCGCGGCCGCGGCGCGGACCCACATCCACGGCGTCGGGAGGTCGAGGTTGAGCTTGCCGAGCGCCGCGCCAATCCGCCGCTGTGCAGTCCGTATGCGCTGCAACATGATTCACGGTTCTGGCGGGAACCGGAGAAGTTCCTGCCCGGGGCTTTCCGGATCAAGCCGTCTTCCACCCTGTCGGCCTCGCCGAAGGGTGGCTGCCCGGTCACGGTGCACCGCCGGTAGCGGCTCAGCCGATCGGCCGCAGCGCCAGTAGCGCGCCGAGGCCGATCATCGTGGCCGCGATTAGCCCGTCGAGCACCCGCCAGGTCGTGGGGGTGGCGAACCAGCGGGCGAGCCGCTGGGCGCCGAAGCCGAGGCTGACGAACCAGATCGCGCTGGCGGTGACGGCGCCGACGCCGAACAGCCAGCGCCCGTCGCGGTGTTCGTTGGCCAGCGCCCCGAGCAGCACCACGGTGTCCAGATAGACGTGCGGGTTCAGCCAGGTCAGCGCCAGGCAGGTGACCAGCACCTCCAGCAGGCGGGCCGGGCCCTGCTCGCGCGGGGTGAGGCTGCCCCCCGGCCGCCAGGCCCGCCGCGCGGCGAGCAGCCCGTAGCCGATGAGGAACGCCGCACCGGTGAACCGGATCAGGGTGAGTGCCTTGGGGTGGGCGGTGATGAGCGCACCGACGCCGGCGATGCCGGCTGCGATCAGCACCATGTCCGAGACCGTGCACACCGCGACCACCGCCGCCACGTGCTCGCCGCGCAGGCCCTGGCGCAGCACGAAGGCGTTCTGGGCGCCGATCGCGACGATCAGCGCCAGGCAGGTGAGGAAACCGAATACCACCGGGGAGTGCACGTCACCAGACGGTAGGCATCGGCGCATGATGAGTACAGCTAAAGAATCTTCACCTTCATTAGCGATTCTGAATCGACGATGAACCTGCGCCGGGTCGGTCCGGATAGGCGATGCGCAGGAGGCCGGTGTGGGTCAGTTGCTGCGGGTGCGGAAATTCACGGTGTCGCGGGACGGGTTCGGTGCGGGGGAGGGGCAGAGCCTCGAGCGGCCGTTCGGGCACCCCGACCCGGGGGACGATGTTCGCCTGGGCCGGGGCGACGGCGAGTTGCCCAACCGCACCGAGCCGGGTGGGCCGCGCGGACTCGACGACTACTTCACCCGCGACTTCACCCGCGACTTCGCACCAGCATCGGCGCCGAGATCATGGGGGCGCAACAAGTTCGGCCCACAGCGTGGACCACGGCAGGAC
The window above is part of the Mycolicibacterium hassiacum DSM 44199 genome. Proteins encoded here:
- the lysE gene encoding L-lysine exporter → MHSPVVFGFLTCLALIVAIGAQNAFVLRQGLRGEHVAAVVAVCTVSDMVLIAAGIAGVGALITAHPKALTLIRFTGAAFLIGYGLLAARRAWRPGGSLTPREQGPARLLEVLVTCLALTWLNPHVYLDTVVLLGALANEHRDGRWLFGVGAVTASAIWFVSLGFGAQRLARWFATPTTWRVLDGLIAATMIGLGALLALRPIG
- a CDS encoding TetR/AcrR family transcriptional regulator, with the protein product MTASLPTLSTLLRIGETDTPTDTRIMDAARELFIECGTNFTIDDLVARSGISRATVFRRFGTKESVIQRTFQREIRDGIVQIVTAAAERPTATERAVELITSLLLVAVRHPILRHLAGTTPPSLSLLGASGDPSPLTMVGQIMNDALLLASAEVGRPLPLPVDQTVDILIHTIAGYTYFPYGTLADTDEEHLRAAIERFVRRLLPDVDPSRS